The nucleotide sequence CGCATacgagtgcgtgcgtgcgctgccgccaggaggtggtggtgcggtgaTTATGGAGTCCACCCCGTTTACAGCGTCTTTCCTGGTGCCACACACCCTCTATTCTGCGGAGGTACACGGCGCTGAGGCGGCGACCTTGGCGCGGCAAGGACTGCATCCTCTTCTATACCTCTATACATGGACGGAATGGGTGCCGCTCAATAACACGGTGGATCTCCCCTacgtggtggtgctggcctGCGCACCTTGTCGCTCAGGCGCACGGTGAtgcaccctctctctctgtttgtaagtgtgccgcgcgcgcttcttGTTTGAGAGGTACATCCCTTCTGCcatggtggcggtgcgggcGGACGCGTGCATTGCTAGCTGCAAGCAACGGTGGCGCACTGAGGGGCACTCCTCAGCCTTTTGCTGGCTATGCCTGCATGTCAAACACCGACTTCGCAACTGCTCTCGACCCGGGCACAATGAGACGACCCGCAAGCGGCAGAAGCAATGAAACGCGAGACCAATGCAACACGTCAAACGCGGTCGTCTTTTATGTGATCTGAGAGTTCACGTTGTATCCCATTGCGTATCGGTGGTGATAGTGCTGTGGCCGAGGACTCCTCGACTGTCAGCATTCGTGCTTCTGCTCTTCATGCACACACTCACCTTCTTACCcactcgctctttctctcttcaaCCTTATCGACTCTCTGGTGCTTTCGTGCCTCTTTTGTGCCAACGcgcgcaacacacacacgcacacacacgaacgcaCACCACATCTGCTTCGGTGAcgcttctctcccttcctctctgcgcTCGCGCGGCTCCAACCAACACACCTGCCACGCAGCTTTCAGCTCTCAGCGATCACCTCGGCCTTCGAGTAATAAAAATCACCCACCTTCACACCTCTTCACGTTCCAACATGCCCGCCAAGGCCGCCGCTAAGCCCGTCAAGCCCGCCACGAAGGCAGCGCCCAAGCCCGCCAACAAGGCTCCCGCGCCGaaggctgctgccgcgaagCCGGTCGCCAAGGCTGCGCCgaaggccgccgcccccgctgtCCGCCCCGCCTCTGGCTCGTCTAACGGCGTGTACGTGAAGAACTGGGGCACCGGctccgtcgccgacgccacgAATGTCTTTTCTGCCGCCGGCAAGGTGGTCAAggtccagctgcgccgccagcgctaCGCCCTCGTCTTCTTTGAAAACTCTGCCGCTGTGAAGAAGGCCATCGACCTCTTCAACGAGAAGGAGGTGCTCGGCCAGActgtgctggtggtgccggcAAAGGCCAGCCCCAAGCCGGACGCGCACGAGAACTCCTCGTGCGTGTTCGTCAGCCCCATCTTCCGCCCTTCGACGACGAAGGCGCAGGTGATGGAGCTGTTTGCTGGTGTGAAGGTCCAGCGCCTGCGTATGTACCGCCAGAACTTCGCGTACGCCTACCTCGACTCCCCCGCTGCGGCGAAGAAGTTCGTGGAGGAGAAGAACGGCACTGCGTTCCGCGGCCACACGCTGCGTGTGGCGCTGTCGGCTCGCTCTCTGGAGAAGCTCCGTGCTCGCCAGGAGGTCGCCAATGTCGTCATTGCCGCTCACCGCCACTACAAGGTGCATGAGCGTCAGTAAATCGGCAAGGCACCTCCTTCGTGATGCACAGCGCCCGGATGCTTCGGCAGAGGGCGTGCCTCACGCCGCTTTCGcctacacacgcgcgcaccttATCCGCCTTCTCACCTCCTGacctttccttctctttgaGTTGCTCATCTTCACCGCGCCCGCTGTaccgctccctctcttgaATGTTCCTTCTCTTGCTCACtgcgagggaggggcagacaTAGATAGGAAGAAACACTGAGACGGAGGGCAGTGAGGATGTGTAAGgcaagcgcgcgcgagagggagaagtagggagcgagagcgacggTGCTCTGTGGCCTCCatgtctgcgtgtgtatgtgtgtgtgtctgtgcggaGGATGGCGGCGTGAGGGCGCATTaatgccccctccccccactccACCCCCAGCCGTTACCTCTTTTTTCTGTGCGACGTCCTGGCATCACTTTTTTTCCGTTGTTtggacgcacacacgtgctctCCCCGTCGCACAGGAGGAACGGCCCTCGCTGAAGCTAACCAGAAGGCAATACAAGTAACGCGTCTCCcatcctttccttttcctaAGTGTGCAGGCTCTCGCTTTCCCTCTTTTCGCCGCATGACACTCCGCCCATACCCTTTGcatggaggggagggaaaaggggtggagagagagacgtgcaTGGGCCACGCGGACTGATTTCTTTTGTGatttgttttcttgtttgtCATGCCCTTCATTTTCCTCCCCCAAACAACAATCAAACGAAGAATCGCCGATGAGGAACCAGATCGTGTTGGcttgtgcatgcgtgcatgttTGTGGGTGTGCGGGGGTTTTTAGTCCCACCTGCACGCCCACACCCATCCACACAGGTACGACTTGGCCTCTCTGCGAAGTCACCcccgccgcccgccgccacgcagcgTCTCTCGCGGGATGGGCTCCATCGTGCGCCGTGTACCCACGCGAGAGAAAGCGGTGGGGGAAGGGTGCCGCTCTGCCACACTCTTCAGGCTTGTTCGTCTGCCTTTGTGCCGCTTCTCTGGGTGGGAGCTGCTGGAACCCCTTCGCACGCCACGTCGTCACCATGACCTGGCCAGTGCGGTGCGCGCCATGAAAACCTCCATAGCCCATCATCTTATGcgcatctccctctctctgcggcggcgtcatcTCCTGTTTTCCCGGCAccgaaaacacacacacacacatacacacatgcacacacatataaaGCCGCATCCGCATACGCCTACACGCGCCCTTTTGAGCTGTGCAGCCGCACTTGGTGATTTGATACCGCCTACGTCCCCCCcctcatacacacacaaggtacgcacagggagagggagagcaagagagccGACGCAGGTGAAGAAGGACAGCCGTGCACGCATCGGGGTGCCGACAACAGAGGAAAGGACACCGACGCCTTTGcccgtttctttttttttttcgcttccttccctcctctctccctcctctccgttgTCGAGCTGGCAGTCGTGGTTGGGGCTTCTGtggtaggggggggggcggaaCTGTGTCGACACGCACCGCTTGGGCTTTCTCCGACCTGTGGCGGTGCGCActgcccttttctctccATCTACACGCCATCCTTGATGCACGCAACATCACAAAGGACCCTGCGTTACACCGCAATATGTCGTCAAGCCCATCGTCGCCGGTGCACAGCTCACCTGCGTCTACCGGCTTCGCTGCTCCTTACCTGCCTTCCTTCACGCGCCGCTACTTTCGCCTTTCTCAGTCTGCCTTTGTCATCTCCGACTACCTTGTGCGCAAGTTCCGCCTCACTGAGAGCGTCCTGCTAACGTCGCTGTGCTACTGGCACGAGTTTGTCGCCGCGCACGGGCTGCGCAAAGCCAACGAGATCGTGCTGGCCACCACGTGCGTCTTCCTCGCTGCGAAGGTGGAGCATGCGCACATACGGCTGGCGCGCCTAGTGGAGGCTGCGTTTGACCTCGATGTGAACACGACTGCTCCAGCAGAGCTGGAGCAGTGGTGCCGTGCCGTGCTGGACGTGGAGCTGGTGTTGTGCGATACCATCGGCTTTGACTTTGTGCGCATCTTCCCCCTTGCTGACACTCTGCGATCGGTGCAGACCCTGGCTGAGGcggggcagctgcaggacgcTGCACGGCAGGAGATTGGCACGGCAGTGCGACGCGTCTTTCTTTTCTCCTTTGTCACACCGCTCTGCATCAAGGTGTCGATGCAGCGACTCTGCACGTCAATCCTCTATATGATcgtgacggcagcgcgcaggGAGCTGGTGACGGCTTTTCAGTCCATCTGGAGTGCCCCAGAGGCCGAGTTTCCCGatgaggcggagctggaggggATTACGGCCGTGCTCATGGACGTCTTCGCGTACCTGCACAAGAAGTTCGGCGTGCCGGCACTGGACGACGTCAACGAGGCGCGATACAAGCGCTGCCGATCGCAGCATGGTAACGATGCTGGTGTCGCGAGCTCCGTCTTtagcagcgccagcgccgactTTACACCACTCATGAAGATGTCGGAGCAGTGAGTGGCCTGCCCGAGGTAACTTTTCGACTGCAAGAGAGAACAGCAAAGAAAGCGGCTTTCGCAGTCTGATGGACTGGAACTTGACTTCTTGTGAGGTGCGCCGAACTCTCTGTCCGCTGCTCGTGGCCACTCACGGTGGAAAGGCCGAAGGGAGAGCAGCATTGGGGGGGGGTTTCATggtgtatatgtgtgcggACTCGTATTTGCCCCCTgctttctcccttttctgtCTCTTGGTCTAGTACACCGGTGCGATGACGGCGTCAGAGTCGGTCTCTTGTTTCCTCTTCACAATTGTGCCCATTAGCACATACTGTGCACCTGCGCTTGCGAGTGACTGCTACTATGCTTCTccagaaaggaaaaaagggggcgaACATGAACAAGGACGGTGCCACGCAAGACGTCGCTAAGCCTTGGCAGCGGGAGGGGGCTCgggtagcgctgctgccgagagCCGGGCGTTTGCTCACACTTTTGTTGCGGATCtgttttgtgtgtctgtatgtgtAGACGGTGTCGCACAAGTAAGCACACCAACTAGTGAGAATCGTGGAGAAAGATGCCAAGCATTCCCGTGACCAGCCTCCCTCAGTCGACACCCCATCTACGTGACCTCTGACCTCGTGCCGCTCTACTCGCACCGGTGCTTCATCCTCCATGTCCTCCCCCTGTACGTTCTCTGGCCGAATTCAGTAGCGCATCTGTGGTGGCGTGTGTCTCCGTGTGTAACGAGGCAGCGTGTCTCCCATCTCACCTTTGTTTCCGTCTTTAGGCTTGCGCCACCTTTTCATCGGCTTTTGTGTGCTTTACGTTTTTCTGTGCATCCTAGCGGCAGTGCTgtcgccctcttcctcgcgaGGTAGTACCGCGTGGCAGTCACCGTTCTTCATCTTTGTGTTGTtgctctctcttgctgctaGCTACACGCGCGTCCCTCTCTTCGTTGCATTTGAACTGCACCCTCACAGCAGAGGaccgcccctctctctctctctccctcccccaccacctTCTTCCATACCGTCGTGTGAGGGGATGCAGC is from Leishmania infantum JPCM5 genome chromosome 32 and encodes:
- a CDS encoding putative RNA binding protein, producing MPAKAAAKPVKPATKAAPKPANKAPAPKAAAAKPVAKAAPKAAAPAVRPASGSSNGVYVKNWGTGSVADATNVFSAAGKVVKVQLRRQRYALVFFENSAAVKKAIDLFNEKEVLGQTVLVVPAKASPKPDAHENSSCVFVSPIFRPSTTKAQVMELFAGVKVQRLRMYRQNFAYAYLDSPAAAKKFVEEKNGTAFRGHTLRVALSARSLEKLRARQEVANVVIAAHRHYKVHERQ
- the CYC9 gene encoding putative cyclin 9, with the translated sequence MSSSPSSPVHSSPASTGFAAPYLPSFTRRYFRLSQSAFVISDYLVRKFRLTESVLLTSLCYWHEFVAAHGLRKANEIVLATTCVFLAAKVEHAHIRLARLVEAAFDLDVNTTAPAELEQWCRAVLDVELVLCDTIGFDFVRIFPLADTLRSVQTLAEAGQLQDAARQEIGTAVRRVFLFSFVTPLCIKVSMQRLCTSILYMIVTAARRELVTAFQSIWSAPEAEFPDEAELEGITAVLMDVFAYLHKKFGVPALDDVNEARYKRCRSQHGNDAGVASSVFSSASADFTPLMKMSEQ